The following coding sequences lie in one Silurus meridionalis isolate SWU-2019-XX chromosome 19, ASM1480568v1, whole genome shotgun sequence genomic window:
- the si:dkey-42i9.4 gene encoding protein BTG1: MKAEVATAVNFIAALLRGTGLLSEDQLQHFSHSLEEALGEHYEHHWFPDTPFRGSGYRCIRINHRMDPLVGKAAYTIGLSREQLFSLLPSELTMWVDPYEVSYRIGEDGSICVLYESTPPPTHLTSVDHCKEKLRIGHSSPSKSYAVMTVSG; the protein is encoded by the exons ATGAAAGCCGAGGTGGCCACAGCTGTGAACTTTATTGCCGCATTATTGAGAGGAACAGGACTTCTGTCTGAAGACCAACTCCAACACTTCAGCCATTCACTGGAGGAGGCTTTAGGAG AGCATTATGAGCACCACTGGTTCCCCGACACGCCGTTTAGAGGTTCAGGATATCGCTGTATCCGGATCAATCACAGGATGGACCCGCTAGTAGGGAAGGCCGCTTACACCATAGGCCTCAGCAGGGAGCAGCTCTTCTCACTGTTGCCCAGCGAGCTGACGATGTGGGTCGACCCCTACGAAGTGTCGTATCGTATAGGGGAGGACGGGTCCATATGTGTGCTCTACGAGTCCACGCCGCCACCGACTCATCTGACCTCTGTGGACCACTGCAAAGAGAAACTGAGAATTGGTCACTCGAGCCCGTCAAAATCCTACGCTGTGATGACTGTGTCCGGCTAA
- the ippk gene encoding inositol-pentakisphosphate 2-kinase isoform X2 — translation MELDKMDENDWKYHGEGNKSLVVSHVQHSRVLRLLKYPSEDAENAHQTTEQAFQHILYIVDYSRNVMKPLLGEKYVHSGEVVKLPLDFVRQLSLKIQQERPELRCDKVMDTISGCGLCLPNLTHLSPCHFGDCRPPLCVEIKPKCGFLPFSRHVTKECKRKVCRFCMHQHFKLASGKWNRQSRYCPLDLFSGSKQRMYIAIRNLLEEPQNNLKIFKGGELIYSCKDDAKQKPDLNELIQHLWPYFHHSNGHQLSRTVLSEFIQVICSALLSTGDSNRSGEHRKMQLGESRILCEASPLHRDLLRNGTVGLPKDCVLAKILQAQMLDNLDIEGLYPLYKRVEQYLEEFPKERNRLHIDGPYDASFLEKVKTCPSEDDGSIEYAVAKVHQYRVAMTAKDCSIMITFAPCGEDENSRFSCLDTKYTLYCHLLYGRVMIRLCKAPLRQCLLLVSIPINIYLIGFSPASAECIVWSQMCLLNNLPNLQHK, via the exons ATGGAACTAGACAAAATGGACGAGAACGACTGGAAATACCACGGCGAGGGGAACAAGAGCCTTGTTGTGTCTCACGTCCAG CACTCCAGGGTTCTTCGGCTTTTGAAATACCCGTCTGAAGATGCAGAAAACGCACACCAG ACGACCGAGCAAGCTTTCCAACACATTCTTTACATAGTGGATTATAGCAGAAATGTCATGAAGCCCTTGTTGGGGGAGAAATATGTGCATAGTGGA GAAGTTGTTAAACTCCCGTTGGACTTTGTACGGCAGCTCTCTTTAAAGATTCAGCAAGAACGCCCAG AACTGCGGTGTGATAAAGTGATGGACACTATCAGTGGATGTGGTCTGTGCCTTCCCAACCTCACCCACCTTTCACCATGCCACTTTGGAGACTGCCGGCCTCCTCTGTGTGTAGAAATTAAG ccaaaATGTGGATTTCTACCATTTTCAAGACATGTTACCAAGGAATGCAAGCGAAAAGTATGCCGATTTTGTATGCATCAGCATTTTAAG CTGGCCAGTGGGAAATGGAACAGGCAAAGCAGGTACTGTCCCTTGGATCTCTTCTCAGG gAGCAAACAGCGAATGTATATTGCAATCAGGAACCTACTGGAAGAAccacaaaacaatttaaaaatatttaag ggTGGAGAACTGATATACAGTTGCAAAGACGATGCCAAACAAAAACCAGACCTAAATGAGCTCATCCAGCACCTGTGGCCCTACTTCCACCACAGCAACGGTCACCAGCTCAGCAGGACTGTCCTCAGTGAGTTCATTCAGGTGATCTGCAGTGCTCTGCTGAGCACCGGAGACTCTAATCGCTCTGGAGAACACAGGAAGATGCAGCTTGGTGAGAGCAGAATTCTCTGTGAAGCCAGTCCGCTCCACAGAGATCTGCTACGCAATG GCACTGTTGGTCTTCCCAAAGACTGTGTTCTTGCCAAAATCCTCCAAGCTCAGATGTTGGATAACCTCGATATTGAAGGCCTTTACCCACTGTACAAGAGAGTGGAGCAATATCTGGAGGAGTTTCCTAAAGAGAG GAATAGATTACATATAGATGGTCCTTATGATGCGAGTTTCCTGGAGAAGGTGAAAACATGTCCTTCTGAAGATGACGGCTCCATAGAATATGCGGTCGCAAAG GTTCATCAGTACAGAGTAGCAATGACTGCTAAGGATTGCTCGATTATGATCACATTTGCACCTTGTGGAGAAGATGAGAA ttctaGGTTTTCCTGTTTGGACACCAAATACACGTTatactgccacctgctgtatGGGAGAGTTATGATCCGCCTGTGTAAAGctcctttgagacaatgtctattgttagtCTCTATtccaataaacatttatttaattggttTCTCTCCTGCAAGTGCAGAATGTATTGTTTGGAGTCAGATGTGCCTGCTTAATAATttgcctaatttgcagcacaaatGA